In the Arthrobacter zhaoxinii genome, one interval contains:
- the gltB gene encoding glutamate synthase large subunit: MSPFIRFAALPEDAGLYRAENEKDACGLAVIATLHGEPTHGIVDAALAALRNLEHRGAVGADEGTGDGAGLLTQVPDEFFRAVVDFELPAAGGYAVGTAFLPTEDREQQTARAGVELMAASEGLRVLGWREVPVVAELVGAMSRACMPHFEQVFLAPEEGTGTTDLDARAFRVRKRSQNKFGVYFPSLSSRTMVYKGMVTTAQLEPFFPDLSDPRFKTRLGIVHSRFSTNTFPSWPLAQPFRAIAHNGEINTVKGNRNWMRARQSQMKNPLLGQTPEELFPICTPGASDSASFDEVAELLMLSGRPITHAIMMMIPEAWENHATMDPARRAFYQYHSMLMEPWDGPAAVSFTDGVSVGAVLDRNGLRPARYWVTDDGLVVLASEVGVVDIDPAKVVRKGRVSPGKMFLVDTTEGRLIEDEEIKAEVAAANPWADWVKENQVRLEELPEREHVLHTKASINRRQRTFGYTQEELRILLGPMARTGAEPLGAMGSDTPIAVLSKRPRLLFDYFVQSFAQVTNPPLDSIREELVTSLQASIGPNGNLLSLKQVKTSQIALKFPVINNDELAKIANLTDDDGDRIALKVRGLYRPEGGEAELRARISEICEKVSGAVNRGVQYIVLSDRDSNAQWAPIPSLLLLSAVHNHLLKSANRTKISLLVEAGDVREVHHVALLIGYGASAVNPYLAMESCEELVRNGDITGVTGEEAVTNLIKGLGKGVLKIMSKMGISTVASYCGAQTFEALGLGQELVDEFFHGTQTQLGGVGLDVVAAEAAARHAEAYPGDGIEEPHRALDNGGEYQWRREGPPHLFNPETVFRLQHATRERRYDVFKAYTNGVNDQSKNLMTLRGLLDFRTGDRTPVPLDEVEPVSSIVKRFSTGAMSYGSISQEAHETLAIAMNRLGAKSNTGEGGEDPERLLDPERNSAIKQVASGRFGVTSLYLTNAQDIQIKMAQGAKPGEGGQLMAQKVYPWVARTRHSTPGVGLISPPPHHDIYSIEDLAQLIYDLKRSNPSARVHVKLVSEAGIGTVAAGVTKAKADVVLVSGHDGGTGASPLNSLKHAGAPWELGLAETQQTLMLNGLRDRVVVQVDGQLKTGRDVVMAALLGGEEFGFATAPLVVSGCVMMRVCHLDTCPVGVATQNPELRARFTGKPEFVVNFFEFIAEEIREILAELGFRTLEEAIGRTELLDTQAAINHWKADGLDLEPILRGPEVDPGAPLRNMVQQNHELDLHFDNKLIEMSADALQNRAPVRIALDVVNTDRSVGTMLGHTVTKTFGVDILAPDTIDVTLTGQAGQSLGAFLPAGITLRLFGDSNDYVGKGLSGGRIIVRPDRGNVFAAERNVIAGNVIGYGATSGEMFLSGQVGERFLVRNSGATAVVEGIGDHGCEYMTGGQTLILGPTGRNFGAGMSGGTAFVVDLDPARVNKESLGRGELRLEAPDAEDIDIVRGLLIRHLEETGSDLAQKMLESFEDTVSRITKVLPRDYAAVLGARASAAEAGLDPDGAEAWNKILEVTGG, from the coding sequence ATGTCGCCTTTCATCCGCTTTGCCGCGCTTCCGGAAGACGCCGGCCTGTACCGGGCCGAGAACGAAAAGGACGCGTGCGGCCTGGCCGTCATTGCCACCCTGCACGGTGAGCCCACCCACGGGATTGTCGACGCCGCCCTCGCGGCCCTGCGCAATCTCGAGCACCGCGGTGCCGTGGGCGCTGACGAAGGCACCGGCGACGGCGCCGGACTCCTCACGCAGGTCCCGGACGAGTTCTTCCGCGCAGTAGTGGACTTTGAGCTTCCCGCGGCCGGAGGCTACGCCGTCGGCACCGCCTTCCTGCCCACCGAGGACCGCGAGCAGCAGACCGCCCGCGCCGGCGTCGAACTCATGGCCGCCAGCGAGGGCCTGCGCGTGCTGGGCTGGCGCGAGGTGCCCGTCGTGGCCGAGCTTGTCGGTGCCATGTCCCGGGCCTGCATGCCCCATTTCGAACAGGTGTTCCTGGCCCCCGAAGAGGGGACCGGCACCACGGACCTGGACGCGAGGGCCTTCCGCGTCCGGAAGCGTTCACAAAACAAGTTCGGCGTCTATTTCCCCTCGCTGTCCTCTCGAACCATGGTCTACAAGGGCATGGTCACCACCGCGCAGCTGGAACCGTTCTTCCCCGACCTGTCCGATCCCCGGTTCAAGACCCGGCTGGGCATTGTCCACTCGCGCTTCTCCACCAACACCTTCCCGTCCTGGCCGCTGGCCCAGCCGTTCCGCGCCATCGCGCACAACGGCGAGATCAACACCGTCAAGGGCAACCGGAACTGGATGCGCGCCCGGCAGTCGCAGATGAAGAACCCGCTGCTGGGGCAGACCCCGGAGGAGCTGTTCCCCATCTGCACCCCCGGCGCGTCCGACTCCGCCTCCTTCGACGAGGTGGCCGAGCTGCTGATGCTCTCCGGCCGGCCCATCACGCACGCGATCATGATGATGATCCCGGAGGCCTGGGAGAACCACGCCACCATGGACCCGGCCCGCCGGGCCTTCTACCAGTACCACTCCATGCTGATGGAGCCGTGGGACGGTCCCGCCGCCGTGTCCTTCACCGACGGCGTCTCCGTGGGGGCGGTGCTGGACCGCAACGGGCTGCGCCCCGCCCGCTACTGGGTCACCGACGACGGCCTGGTGGTCCTGGCCTCCGAGGTGGGCGTGGTGGACATTGATCCCGCCAAGGTGGTCCGCAAGGGCCGCGTCTCGCCCGGCAAGATGTTCCTGGTGGACACCACCGAGGGCCGGCTGATCGAAGACGAGGAAATCAAGGCCGAGGTAGCCGCCGCCAACCCGTGGGCGGACTGGGTGAAGGAAAACCAGGTCCGCCTGGAGGAGCTGCCCGAGCGCGAGCACGTGCTGCACACCAAGGCCTCGATCAACCGTCGCCAGCGGACCTTCGGCTACACCCAGGAGGAACTGCGGATCCTGCTGGGCCCGATGGCCCGCACCGGTGCCGAACCGCTGGGAGCCATGGGCTCCGACACCCCCATCGCCGTGCTCTCGAAGCGGCCGCGGCTGCTCTTCGACTACTTTGTGCAGTCCTTTGCCCAGGTCACCAATCCGCCGCTGGATTCCATCCGCGAGGAACTGGTCACCTCCCTGCAGGCCTCCATCGGCCCCAACGGCAACCTGCTGTCCCTGAAGCAGGTGAAGACCAGCCAGATCGCACTGAAGTTCCCGGTGATCAACAACGATGAGCTGGCCAAGATCGCCAACCTCACCGACGACGACGGCGACCGGATAGCGCTTAAGGTCCGCGGCCTCTACCGGCCCGAAGGCGGCGAAGCCGAACTGCGGGCACGGATCAGCGAGATCTGCGAAAAGGTCTCCGGCGCCGTCAACCGGGGTGTGCAGTACATTGTCCTCTCGGACCGGGATTCCAACGCCCAGTGGGCACCCATCCCGTCCCTGCTGCTGCTCTCCGCCGTGCACAACCACCTGCTCAAGAGCGCCAACCGCACCAAGATCTCCCTGCTGGTGGAAGCCGGCGACGTGCGGGAGGTCCACCACGTGGCCCTGCTGATCGGCTACGGCGCCTCCGCGGTGAACCCGTACCTGGCCATGGAGAGCTGCGAGGAACTGGTCCGCAACGGCGACATCACCGGTGTCACCGGCGAAGAGGCCGTCACCAACCTGATCAAGGGCCTGGGCAAGGGCGTCCTGAAGATCATGTCCAAGATGGGCATCTCCACCGTCGCCTCCTACTGCGGCGCGCAGACCTTCGAAGCCCTCGGCCTGGGCCAGGAACTGGTGGACGAGTTCTTCCACGGCACCCAGACCCAGCTCGGCGGCGTCGGCCTGGACGTGGTGGCCGCCGAAGCCGCCGCCCGGCACGCCGAGGCGTACCCCGGCGACGGCATCGAGGAACCGCACCGCGCCCTGGACAACGGCGGCGAATACCAGTGGCGCCGCGAAGGACCGCCGCATCTGTTCAACCCCGAGACCGTCTTCCGGCTCCAGCACGCCACCCGCGAACGCCGGTACGACGTGTTCAAGGCCTACACCAACGGCGTGAACGACCAGTCGAAGAACCTCATGACCCTGCGCGGGCTGCTGGACTTCCGCACCGGCGACCGGACTCCGGTGCCGCTGGACGAGGTGGAACCCGTCTCCAGCATCGTGAAGCGTTTCTCCACCGGAGCCATGAGCTACGGCTCCATCTCCCAGGAAGCGCACGAAACCCTTGCCATCGCGATGAACCGCCTCGGCGCCAAGTCCAACACCGGCGAGGGCGGAGAAGATCCGGAGCGGCTGCTGGACCCGGAGCGCAACTCCGCGATCAAGCAGGTCGCCTCCGGCCGCTTCGGTGTCACCAGCCTGTACCTGACCAACGCGCAGGACATCCAGATCAAGATGGCTCAAGGTGCCAAGCCCGGCGAGGGCGGCCAGCTGATGGCGCAGAAGGTCTACCCGTGGGTGGCCCGCACCCGGCACTCGACGCCCGGCGTCGGGCTGATCTCCCCGCCGCCGCACCACGACATTTACTCCATTGAGGACCTCGCCCAGCTGATCTATGACCTGAAGCGCTCCAACCCCAGCGCCCGGGTGCACGTGAAGCTGGTCTCCGAAGCCGGGATCGGCACCGTGGCGGCCGGCGTGACCAAGGCGAAGGCCGACGTCGTGCTGGTCTCCGGGCACGACGGCGGCACCGGCGCCTCGCCGCTGAACTCGCTCAAGCACGCCGGGGCTCCCTGGGAGCTCGGCCTCGCCGAAACGCAGCAGACCCTGATGCTCAACGGACTGCGGGACCGCGTGGTGGTCCAGGTGGACGGGCAGCTGAAGACCGGCCGCGACGTTGTGATGGCCGCACTGCTGGGCGGGGAGGAATTCGGCTTCGCCACCGCGCCGCTGGTGGTGTCCGGCTGCGTGATGATGCGCGTCTGCCACCTGGACACCTGCCCGGTGGGCGTCGCCACGCAGAACCCCGAACTGCGGGCGCGGTTCACCGGCAAGCCGGAGTTCGTGGTGAACTTCTTCGAGTTCATTGCCGAGGAGATCCGCGAAATCCTGGCTGAGCTCGGGTTCCGGACCCTCGAAGAGGCCATCGGCCGCACCGAGCTGCTGGATACGCAGGCAGCCATCAACCACTGGAAGGCCGACGGACTGGACCTGGAACCGATCCTGCGCGGACCCGAGGTGGACCCCGGCGCACCGCTGCGGAACATGGTGCAGCAGAACCACGAACTTGATCTGCACTTCGACAATAAGCTCATCGAGATGAGCGCCGATGCGCTGCAGAACCGGGCACCGGTCCGGATTGCCCTGGACGTGGTCAACACCGACCGGTCCGTGGGCACCATGCTCGGGCACACCGTCACGAAGACCTTCGGAGTGGACATCCTCGCTCCGGACACCATCGACGTCACGCTCACCGGGCAGGCCGGGCAGTCCCTCGGCGCGTTCCTGCCCGCCGGCATCACCCTGCGGCTGTTCGGCGACTCCAACGACTATGTGGGCAAAGGCCTGTCCGGCGGCCGGATCATCGTCCGCCCGGACCGCGGCAACGTCTTCGCAGCCGAACGCAACGTCATTGCCGGCAACGTGATCGGCTACGGCGCCACCAGCGGCGAGATGTTCCTCAGCGGCCAGGTGGGCGAACGCTTCCTTGTCCGCAACTCCGGGGCCACCGCCGTCGTTGAAGGCATCGGCGACCACGGCTGCGAATACATGACCGGCGGGCAGACCCTGATCCTGGGACCCACCGGCCGGAACTTCGGCGCCGGAATGTCCGGCGGTACCGCGTTTGTGGTGGACCTGGACCCGGCCCGCGTGAACAAGGAGTCCCTGGGACGCGGCGAGCTGCGGCTTGAGGCTCCGGACGCCGAGGATATCGACATTGTCCGCGGGCTGCTGATCCGGCACCTCGAGGAGACCGGCTCCGACCTGGCCCAGAAGATGCTGGAAAGCTTCGAGGACACCGTGTCCCGCATAACCAAGGTGCTGCCGCGGGATTACGCCGCAGTGCTCGGCGCCCGCGCCTCCGCTGCCGAAGCGGGACTCGATCCCGACGGCGCCGAGGCCTGGAACAAGATTTTGGAGGTTACCGGTGGCTGA
- a CDS encoding DUF1048 domain-containing protein, whose protein sequence is MAAQWIELVTGPWEDKRRWRRLKQRKKQLPAGYRTAMDGLERYFMYAGPIARGDVYLQMLEDLADLVERAAVDGTSVRSVVGEDPVEFAEAFIANYADGQWINKERVRLIETIDRSAKEG, encoded by the coding sequence ATGGCCGCACAATGGATCGAGCTGGTCACGGGACCGTGGGAGGACAAAAGGCGGTGGCGCCGGCTCAAGCAGCGCAAGAAACAGCTGCCCGCGGGGTACCGCACCGCCATGGACGGCCTCGAGCGATACTTCATGTACGCGGGACCGATTGCCAGGGGAGACGTCTACCTCCAGATGCTGGAAGACCTCGCTGACCTGGTCGAGCGTGCCGCCGTCGACGGCACTTCCGTCCGCAGCGTCGTGGGGGAGGACCCGGTGGAATTCGCCGAGGCCTTCATCGCGAACTACGCGGACGGCCAGTGGATCAACAAGGAGCGCGTGCGCCTGATCGAGACCATCGACAGGTCCGCGAAAGAGGGATAG
- a CDS encoding PadR family transcriptional regulator has protein sequence MGKQMTEMLKGTLEGIVLAILAVEPAYGYDITARLREQGFTDIAEGTVYALLLRIEKRGLVDVEKMPSEKGPPRKVYALNAQGSEYLREFWGTWSFLAARIEQLQQHAENPQNEGGE, from the coding sequence ATGGGTAAACAGATGACCGAGATGCTCAAGGGCACCCTCGAGGGCATTGTCCTGGCGATCCTCGCCGTCGAGCCTGCCTACGGTTACGACATCACGGCGCGGCTGCGCGAGCAGGGTTTCACCGATATCGCCGAGGGAACCGTGTATGCGCTGCTGCTCCGGATTGAGAAGCGGGGACTGGTCGACGTCGAAAAAATGCCGTCGGAAAAGGGACCCCCGCGCAAGGTCTACGCCCTGAACGCCCAGGGTTCCGAGTACCTCCGGGAGTTCTGGGGCACGTGGAGCTTCCTGGCGGCACGGATCGAACAGCTTCAACAGCACGCCGAGAACCCGCAGAACGAAGGAGGGGAATGA
- a CDS encoding glutamate synthase subunit beta, whose amino-acid sequence MADPRGFLKVRERQTQPRRPVPVRIMDYKEVYEAQEKGVLQAQAGRCMDCGIPFCHQGCPLGNLIPEWNDLMRRDKGAEAIERLHATNNFPEFTGRLCPAPCEASCVLGINQPPVTIKQVEVSIIDEAWGEGWVTPHPPERLTDRTIAVVGSGPAGLAAAQQLTRAGHTVAVYERDDRIGGLLRYGIPDFKMEKIQVDRRLEQMRAEGTRFRTGVEVGRDISWEQLRRRYDAVVIATGATVPRDLPIPGRELSGVHFAMDYLVQSNRAVAGDTVKNQISAEGKHVVILGGGDTGADCLGTAHRQQVASVTTLAIGQQPPAERAAHQPWPMYPTLFEMASAHEEGGERTFLASTVEFVGENGRLTGVKVAETEFVDGKRLPKAGTERILPADLVFLSLGFTGPEPAGLADQVSAEFDERGNVVRDGYYMTGTPGVFAAGDAGRGQSLIVWAIAEGRAAAAAVDQWLMGSTRLPAPVAPTDRAITAL is encoded by the coding sequence GTGGCTGATCCACGCGGATTCTTGAAGGTACGCGAACGCCAGACCCAGCCGCGGCGCCCGGTGCCGGTGCGCATTATGGACTACAAGGAAGTCTACGAAGCGCAGGAAAAGGGCGTGCTGCAGGCCCAGGCCGGCCGCTGCATGGACTGCGGCATCCCGTTCTGCCACCAGGGCTGCCCGCTGGGCAACCTTATTCCGGAGTGGAATGACCTGATGCGGCGGGACAAGGGCGCCGAGGCCATTGAGCGGCTGCACGCCACCAACAACTTCCCGGAGTTCACCGGCCGGCTTTGCCCTGCACCCTGCGAGGCGTCCTGCGTGCTGGGCATCAACCAGCCGCCGGTCACCATCAAGCAGGTGGAGGTCTCCATCATCGACGAAGCCTGGGGCGAAGGCTGGGTCACCCCGCACCCGCCCGAGCGGCTGACCGACCGGACCATCGCCGTCGTCGGCTCCGGCCCCGCCGGCCTCGCCGCCGCCCAGCAGCTCACCCGCGCCGGACACACCGTGGCCGTGTACGAGCGCGACGACCGTATCGGCGGGCTGCTGCGCTACGGCATCCCGGATTTCAAGATGGAAAAGATCCAGGTGGACCGCCGGCTGGAACAGATGCGTGCCGAGGGCACCCGGTTCCGGACCGGCGTCGAAGTGGGCAGGGACATCAGCTGGGAGCAGCTGCGCCGCCGCTACGACGCCGTGGTGATCGCCACCGGAGCCACCGTGCCCCGCGACCTGCCCATTCCGGGCCGGGAACTGTCCGGCGTGCACTTCGCCATGGACTACCTGGTGCAGTCCAACCGTGCCGTTGCCGGTGACACCGTGAAGAACCAGATCAGTGCCGAGGGCAAGCACGTAGTCATCCTTGGGGGCGGCGACACCGGCGCGGACTGCCTCGGCACCGCACACCGCCAGCAGGTCGCCTCGGTCACCACGCTGGCGATCGGCCAGCAGCCGCCCGCGGAGCGTGCCGCCCACCAGCCCTGGCCGATGTACCCCACGCTGTTCGAGATGGCCAGCGCCCACGAGGAAGGCGGCGAACGCACCTTCCTGGCCTCCACCGTGGAGTTCGTGGGGGAGAACGGCAGGCTCACCGGCGTGAAGGTGGCCGAGACTGAGTTCGTGGACGGCAAGCGGCTGCCGAAGGCCGGCACGGAACGGATTCTTCCGGCGGACCTGGTGTTCCTGTCCTTGGGCTTCACCGGCCCGGAACCGGCCGGCCTGGCCGATCAGGTCTCCGCGGAGTTCGACGAGCGGGGCAACGTGGTCCGCGACGGGTACTACATGACCGGAACCCCGGGCGTATTCGCCGCCGGCGACGCCGGGCGCGGACAGTCCCTGATTGTCTGGGCCATCGCCGAGGGACGGGCCGCGGCCGCCGCCGTGGACCAGTGGCTGATGGGATCGACCCGCCTGCCGGCGCCGGTGGCGCCGACCGATCGGGCGATCACCGCACTGTAG
- a CDS encoding ABC transporter ATP-binding protein: MPTDHTLDPAVRVQGIEKSFRELQVLRGVGFDVSAGSIYALLGSNGAGKTTLVRILATLLKADAGTAAVSGFDIAASPAEVRRSISLTGQFAAIDEVLTGRENLALIAKLRHRKDPGGIAEDMLDRFGLTDSGNRRAGTYSGGMRRRLDIAMSLIGEPEIIFLDEPTAGLDPQARNEVWHTIRELAAGGTTVLLTTQYLEEAEQLADRIGILHQGVIIQDGTLAELQQLLPPPTEESVIRQASLEDVFLTLVGDTGRRAEPGGGSSAAADERESR; this comes from the coding sequence ATGCCTACCGACCACACCCTCGACCCCGCCGTCCGGGTACAGGGCATCGAAAAATCGTTCCGGGAGCTGCAGGTGCTGCGCGGCGTCGGCTTTGACGTGAGTGCCGGCAGTATCTACGCCTTACTCGGCTCCAACGGAGCGGGAAAAACAACGCTGGTGCGGATCCTCGCAACACTGCTGAAGGCCGACGCCGGGACCGCAGCGGTCTCCGGGTTCGACATTGCCGCCAGCCCCGCCGAGGTCCGCCGCTCCATCAGCCTGACCGGCCAGTTCGCCGCCATCGATGAAGTGCTGACGGGCCGGGAAAACCTCGCGCTCATCGCGAAACTCCGCCACCGGAAGGATCCGGGCGGGATTGCTGAGGACATGCTGGACCGGTTCGGGCTCACGGACTCGGGAAACCGCAGGGCGGGGACATATTCGGGCGGAATGCGCCGGCGCCTCGATATCGCGATGAGCCTGATCGGGGAACCGGAGATCATCTTCCTGGATGAGCCAACTGCCGGTCTTGATCCGCAGGCGCGCAACGAGGTCTGGCACACCATTCGGGAACTGGCTGCGGGCGGAACCACTGTGCTGCTGACCACGCAGTATCTCGAAGAAGCCGAGCAGCTGGCCGACCGCATCGGCATCCTGCACCAGGGCGTCATCATCCAAGACGGCACCCTGGCCGAGCTGCAGCAGCTCCTGCCGCCGCCGACAGAGGAATCCGTGATCAGGCAAGCGTCCCTGGAGGACGTTTTCCTCACCCTTGTCGGCGACACCGGCCGGCGCGCCGAACCCGGCGGCGGTTCCTCCGCGGCCGCGGATGAAAGGGAAAGCCGATGA
- a CDS encoding ABC transporter permease, with amino-acid sequence MTAISDTTALTGRSLRHVLRSPDTIITTAVTPVALMLMFVYVFGGAISTGTGESYINYTLPGILLITVASGVAYTAYRLFLDRQGGIFERFRSMPIARSGVLWAHVLTSVTANLVSLALVVAVALMAGFRSGASAAAWLAVVGILVLFTLALTWLAVIAGLTARTVDGASAFSYPLIFLPFISSAFVPTDTMPGPVAWFAEHQPVTSIADTLRALLAQQPVGSDFWVALLWLAGILGLAYAGATAIYRRRMN; translated from the coding sequence ATGACCGCCATCAGCGACACCACTGCCCTGACGGGCCGCTCCCTGCGCCACGTGCTGCGCAGTCCCGACACCATCATTACGACGGCGGTGACCCCGGTCGCGTTGATGCTGATGTTCGTCTACGTCTTCGGCGGTGCGATCAGCACCGGAACCGGGGAGTCCTACATTAACTACACGCTGCCCGGCATCCTGCTGATTACCGTGGCGTCCGGCGTCGCCTACACGGCCTACCGGTTGTTCCTCGACAGGCAGGGAGGCATCTTCGAACGCTTCCGGTCAATGCCGATTGCCCGCTCCGGAGTGCTCTGGGCCCACGTCCTCACCTCGGTAACCGCGAATCTGGTCTCGCTCGCACTGGTTGTCGCCGTCGCCCTGATGGCAGGATTCCGCTCCGGCGCCTCCGCAGCGGCATGGCTCGCCGTCGTCGGCATCCTGGTCCTGTTCACACTGGCCCTGACCTGGCTGGCCGTGATAGCCGGGCTGACCGCCAGGACCGTCGACGGCGCCAGCGCCTTCAGCTACCCGCTGATCTTCCTGCCGTTCATCAGCTCCGCGTTCGTGCCGACCGATACGATGCCCGGCCCGGTGGCGTGGTTTGCCGAGCACCAGCCCGTAACCTCCATTGCGGACACCCTCCGGGCGCTGCTTGCCCAGCAACCCGTGGGCAGCGACTTCTGGGTGGCACTTCTCTGGCTGGCCGGCATCCTCGGCCTCGCCTACGCCGGCGCCACGGCCATTTACCGGCGTCGGATGAACTGA
- a CDS encoding NADH:flavin oxidoreductase, which produces MSVDVTLGARPPVPSPLSPETLGPVRLRNRIIKAATSEGRSPDGLVTQDLIDFHVGFARGGVGMTTVAYCSVAQEGRSAPGQIIMSAEAVPGLLRLTAAVHAEGAAISAQLGHAGVVASRAVTGTSALSPSTFLNPTSFQLSKEITREQMRGVVGQFRDAALVAVESGFDAVELHFGHLYLPSSFMSPWINKRRDEYGGSIENRTRFAREIAQAVKEAVGDRIAVIAKMSMDDGIKGSIWLDESLQSAQLLDSDKVLDAIELTMGSSVKKQMFLFRGDVPVDGMAAVMKEPFKTGVKMLGKKILGEYPYYDLYMLEAARQFRPVVNNAKLILLGGVNNMVHLEAAMAEGFEFAAMGRALLREPDLINRLAEDPTKPGLCIHCNKCMFTVYGKTHCVLAEAVQPA; this is translated from the coding sequence ATGTCTGTTGATGTCACCCTGGGCGCCCGTCCGCCCGTACCGTCGCCGCTGTCCCCGGAGACGCTGGGGCCGGTCCGCCTGCGCAACCGGATCATTAAGGCCGCAACGTCGGAGGGCAGGTCACCGGACGGGCTCGTCACCCAGGACCTCATCGACTTCCACGTCGGGTTCGCCCGCGGCGGCGTGGGCATGACGACGGTGGCTTACTGCTCGGTCGCGCAGGAGGGCCGCAGCGCCCCGGGGCAGATCATCATGTCCGCCGAAGCCGTACCGGGACTGCTGCGCCTCACCGCCGCCGTCCACGCCGAAGGTGCCGCCATCTCCGCGCAGCTGGGCCACGCCGGCGTCGTCGCCAGCCGTGCCGTTACCGGGACTTCCGCCCTGTCTCCCAGCACCTTCCTGAACCCCACGTCATTCCAGCTTTCCAAGGAGATCACCCGCGAGCAGATGCGCGGCGTCGTCGGGCAGTTCCGGGATGCGGCGCTCGTTGCGGTGGAGTCGGGGTTCGACGCCGTCGAGCTGCATTTCGGCCACCTGTACCTTCCCAGCTCGTTCATGAGCCCCTGGATCAACAAGCGCAGGGACGAATACGGGGGCAGCATCGAGAACCGCACCCGCTTCGCGCGGGAAATTGCCCAGGCGGTGAAGGAAGCCGTTGGCGACCGCATTGCCGTTATCGCCAAAATGAGCATGGATGACGGGATCAAGGGAAGCATCTGGCTGGATGAATCCCTGCAGTCCGCCCAGCTGCTGGACTCGGACAAGGTGCTGGACGCCATCGAGCTGACCATGGGTTCCTCGGTGAAGAAGCAAATGTTCCTCTTCCGCGGCGACGTGCCGGTGGACGGAATGGCGGCCGTTATGAAGGAGCCGTTCAAGACCGGCGTGAAAATGCTGGGAAAGAAGATCCTGGGGGAATACCCCTACTACGATCTCTACATGCTGGAGGCCGCCCGGCAGTTCCGCCCGGTAGTGAACAATGCGAAACTCATCCTGCTCGGCGGGGTGAACAATATGGTCCACCTGGAGGCCGCCATGGCCGAGGGATTCGAGTTCGCAGCGATGGGCCGGGCGCTGCTGCGCGAGCCGGACCTGATCAACCGCCTGGCGGAGGACCCCACCAAGCCCGGTCTCTGCATTCACTGCAACAAGTGCATGTTCACCGTCTACGGGAAGACCCACTGCGTGCTGGCGGAGGCGGTTCAGCCGGCTTAG